Part of the Gemmatimonadaceae bacterium genome is shown below.
ACACCTTCACCATCCCCGAAGGGTACGCCCTCTCGTCGATCATCCCCGTCATCGCACGGTCGCTCGAGGTCCCGCCGGAGTCGGTCGAGGTGGCGACGCGCGACACCGCGCTGCGTCATCGCCTCGACATCCCGACGCCGACGCTCGAGGGGTATCTCTTTCCCGACACCTACACATTCCCGCCAGGCGCAACCGCACGCGACGCGGTGACGGCAATGGTGGAGCGGTTCGAGCGAGTGTGGAAGCCGGCGTGGGATTCGGCGGCCAGGGCGATGGCCTTCTCGCGCCACGACGTGATGGCGCTGGCCGCGATCATCGAGAAGGAGGCGCGGCTCCCTGAGGAGCGCCCCGTGATCTCGGCGGTGTACCACAATCGGCTCAGGATCGGGATGCGGCTGCAAGCCGACCCCACGGTGCAGTACGCGTTAGGGCGCCACGTGGAGCGCGTGCTGTACAAGGACCTCGAGATCGACTCGAAGTACAACACGTACAAGTACGCGGGACTTCCTCCCGGGCCCATTGCCTCCCCCGGGGCCCCGAGCATCGAGGCCGCGGTCTTTCCGGCCAACGTCCCCTACCTGTACTTCGTCGCGCATCCGGACGGGCATCACGAATTCCGGACGACGTACGAGGAG
Proteins encoded:
- the mltG gene encoding endolytic transglycosylase MltG codes for the protein MPRHTRGAVAMAALALSLLLSGCGDDVPRRVVIPPGSSFRVAADSLAQRGVIAFPRAFRMYASWSKRDRSIRAGTYEFRSNQGWGEILDALAAGKGLVHTFTIPEGYALSSIIPVIARSLEVPPESVEVATRDTALRHRLDIPTPTLEGYLFPDTYTFPPGATARDAVTAMVERFERVWKPAWDSAARAMAFSRHDVMALAAIIEKEARLPEERPVISAVYHNRLRIGMRLQADPTVQYALGRHVERVLYKDLEIDSKYNTYKYAGLPPGPIASPGAPSIEAAVFPANVPYLYFVAHPDGHHEFRTTYEEHAAAIRQVRAGRRAAQGKGR